A single window of Bradyrhizobium daqingense DNA harbors:
- a CDS encoding MFS transporter, with amino-acid sequence MSTMAMPQPTASEAAVRYLITNYSPKGNKVGWLMMASILVEAWDLYSIAFVLIFIKEQYNPDPLMLGLAAAGTQGGALIGALLGGWLSDKIGRRVMFLVTMVMFIVLALAQAFVPNVAWLVVIRFLLGIPLGSDISTGYTYIMESMAKGEREVMGNRWQFMFAVGEVLTIGVIVIFLLIDMNHEMLWRVTLGLGAVPALIILIMRHDVPETAVWLVQKGRYREAKQVAREMFNDNLDMLPDRDVVVPKTSTRAFLADLKKDPIRWRATLYGWVACFAQASEFSTFAFYLPVLFAMVGVSTILGNNLVTMALFSFAAVSGWVGPLLTPKIGHRGIAIAGFSIVLVSLLVAAFALYTGNTILLPFAAAGMLWGHYWDASNCMTIPTMVARPQYRGTASGFAYMFVKLPSFLAIFLFPTLFAAIGQANATLFVAIFPVIGLLAAIFILPEVYGYEND; translated from the coding sequence ATGTCGACGATGGCGATGCCACAACCGACCGCGAGCGAAGCCGCGGTCCGCTACCTCATCACCAACTACAGTCCCAAGGGCAACAAGGTCGGCTGGCTGATGATGGCCTCGATCCTGGTCGAAGCCTGGGACCTCTATTCGATCGCCTTCGTGCTGATCTTCATCAAGGAGCAGTACAATCCCGATCCGCTGATGCTGGGACTGGCCGCGGCCGGAACGCAGGGCGGCGCCCTGATCGGCGCGCTGCTCGGCGGCTGGTTGTCCGACAAGATCGGCCGCCGCGTCATGTTCCTGGTGACGATGGTGATGTTCATCGTGCTGGCACTGGCACAGGCCTTCGTCCCCAACGTTGCCTGGCTCGTGGTGATCCGCTTCCTGCTCGGCATTCCGCTCGGCTCCGACATCTCGACCGGCTACACCTACATCATGGAGTCCATGGCCAAGGGTGAGCGCGAGGTCATGGGCAATCGCTGGCAGTTCATGTTCGCCGTTGGTGAGGTCCTCACCATCGGCGTCATCGTGATCTTCCTGCTGATCGACATGAACCACGAGATGCTGTGGCGCGTGACGCTCGGGCTCGGCGCGGTACCGGCGCTGATCATCCTGATCATGCGCCACGACGTGCCGGAGACGGCGGTGTGGCTGGTGCAGAAGGGACGCTACCGCGAGGCCAAGCAGGTCGCGCGCGAGATGTTCAACGACAATCTCGACATGCTGCCCGACCGCGATGTGGTGGTGCCGAAGACCAGCACGCGCGCGTTCCTCGCCGACCTCAAGAAGGACCCGATCCGCTGGCGCGCCACGCTGTATGGCTGGGTCGCCTGTTTCGCGCAGGCGAGCGAGTTCTCGACCTTCGCATTCTACCTGCCGGTGCTGTTCGCAATGGTCGGCGTGTCGACGATCCTCGGCAACAATCTGGTGACGATGGCACTGTTCTCCTTCGCGGCCGTGTCGGGCTGGGTCGGGCCGCTGCTGACGCCGAAGATCGGCCATCGCGGCATTGCGATCGCGGGCTTCTCCATCGTTCTGGTGTCGCTGCTGGTCGCCGCGTTCGCGCTCTACACCGGCAACACCATTCTGCTGCCGTTCGCTGCCGCCGGCATGCTGTGGGGCCATTATTGGGACGCCTCGAACTGCATGACGATCCCGACCATGGTCGCCCGGCCGCAATATCGCGGCACCGCCAGCGGCTTCGCCTACATGTTCGTGAAGCTTCCGTCGTTCTTGGCGATCTTCCTGTTCCCGACGCTGTTCGCCGCGATTGGGCAGGCCAATGCCACGCTGTTCGTCGCGATCTTCCCGGTGATCGGGTTGCTCGCCGCGATCTTCATCCTGCCGGAAGTCTACGGCTACGAGAACGACTGA